Proteins found in one Brachypodium distachyon strain Bd21 chromosome 5, Brachypodium_distachyon_v3.0, whole genome shotgun sequence genomic segment:
- the LOC100823330 gene encoding uncharacterized protein LOC100823330, producing the protein MASSSGVGGGGADGGVGEGPTTLDELYQINVVPAELHFKFRKELRGLRVGLNLEFYNLEVNDFEAKVVLKPLDFDRKWKFQYKPISGDVQLLSKKIPVTKYLNLQVGIGHNFQLKATGWKWKLSTCLGGDGISQIRNKSKLNLFPGFDLRVGWKAEYVLPEIHGAVGTGEPAFSMNYGRLQASIDRIEAIVTQSDQY; encoded by the exons ATGGCGTCGAGCtcgggcgtcggcggcggaggggcggacgggggcgtcggggaggGGCCGACGACACTGGACGAGCTGTACCAAATCAACGTCGTGCCGGCCGAGCTGCACTTCAAGTTCCGTAAGGAGCTCCGGGGTCTCCGCGTCGGCCTCAACCTCGAG TTCTACAATCTTGAAGTGAATGATTTCGAGGCGAAAGTAGTTCTGAAACCTCTAGATTTCGACCGGAAGTGGAAGTTCCAATACAAGCCCATCAGTGGTGACGTACAGCTGCTCTCCAAGAAGATACCAGTTACAAAGTATCTCAACCTTCAG GTTGGCATTGGTCACAATTTCCAACTGAAGGCGACTGGATGGAAATGGAAGCTTTCTACTTGCTTGGGGGGAGATGGTATCTCTCAGATCAGAAACAAGTCAAAACTCAACTTGTTTCCAGGGTTTGATTTGAGGGTTGGATGGAAAGCTGAATATGTGCTTCCTGAGATTCATGG GGCTGTTGGCACAGGAGAACCTGCCTTCAGTATGAACTATGGGCGATTGCAAGCATCCATAGACCGGATTGAGGCTATTGTAACCCAGTCGGATCAGTATTAA